The genomic region GAAGACAGTAAGCGGAGACAGTGAATCACCAGAGCAATCGGTGGATAGTGAAGTTCAGGAAGCATTGCTCATGGTACAAGGAGATCAACCCATGCAAGGCATATTGCGCCTGAGGGAAATCCTGGATGAGGACCCCTCCAATATAGATGCAGCATGGAATCTCGGTCGATTCTCTATAGAGACCGGCCAGTTCGAAAATGCCATTCTGCGATTCGAGCAGATGCTAGAACATGACTCCGAAGGAAAGTACCCGGATGCATTCATTTTTTTAGGTCACGCTTATGAGCAAGAAGGTGACGTGGTCAAAGCAAAAGAGAACTATAACCGATTCTTAGAATCGGAAAGTGAACCGCAACTCATGGAAGAAGTGAGAAAACGAATTGCGGAATTAGAGTGAAAAGTTAAAAACAGTACGTCATGCCGAACGGTAAGAAGAGAAAAAGACATAAGATGTCTACTCATAAGCGCAAGAAGCGCCTGAGAAAGAATAGACACAAGAAGAAGAAGTGATTCTCGTTCGATCCTGATGCGATCGGGCGATTCCTTTTGCCCCACTGTTTCTTCCTGAACGACCACGTCCATACCCGGACAACGTCCTGATCGCAGGATCACCCGTTCATGTCATTGGACATGAAAGCTCTACGATGGATTCCATCGTGGACACATGACGCTAATACCTTAGGGTAAAGTGAACATAGAGTTGGTGATCAACGCCCGTAATGGGGAAGTTGATATCGCAGTCATGGAGGACAAGGTCCTCGTAGAACTGCATAAGCAGAAGAGTGATAGTAGCTACTCTGTAGGAGACATTTACCTCGGTAGGGTGCGCAATGTCGTGCCCAGTCTCAATGCTTGTTTCGTGAACGTAGGACACGAGAAGGATGCATTCTTGCATTATCTCGACCTCGGCCCACAATTCAGCAGTCAGACCAAGTACGTCAAAGGGACCATGAGTGGACGACAGTCCAAACCCATGTTGGACGGCTTCAAGATGGAGCCGGATATCAACAAGGGGGGTAAGATCAATGAACGCGTATCCAGCGGACAGAACATCCTGGTCCAGATAGCCAAAGAGCCCATCTCCACCAAAGGACCCCGACTCACTACTGAGCTGACCTTGGCAGGTAGATACATCGTTCTGGTCCCATTCTCCAAGAAGATATCCATCTCATCCCGCGTGAAGAGTCGTGATGAGAGGAACCGTCTCACCCGATTGATGAAGAGTATCTTACCTCCCGGATTCGGTGTGATCATACGCACGGTGGCGGTTGGTAAGAAAGTGGCCGATCTGGATTCCGATCTCCGCGGCCTGATCGATCGCTGGAAGACCATGCACAAGAACCTCCAGCGGAGCAGCCCGCCCAAGATGATCTTGGGAGAACTCAACAAGACCTCTGCACTTCTCAGGGATATCTTGAGCCATGAATTCACCAGCATACACGTCAATGACGAGGAACTGGCCATTGGTATCAAATCCTTCCTAGCGGAGATCGAGCCGGATAAAGAGAAGATCGTCAAGCATTACTCCGGCAAGGTGGACATCTTCGATCGATTCGGCATCTACCGACAGATCAAATCAGCCTTTGGGCGACAAGTGAATCTCAAAAGCGGGGGCTATCTCATCGTTGAGCATACAGAAGCGATGCACGTT from Flavobacteriales bacterium harbors:
- a CDS encoding Rne/Rng family ribonuclease; amino-acid sequence: MNIELVINARNGEVDIAVMEDKVLVELHKQKSDSSYSVGDIYLGRVRNVVPSLNACFVNVGHEKDAFLHYLDLGPQFSSQTKYVKGTMSGRQSKPMLDGFKMEPDINKGGKINERVSSGQNILVQIAKEPISTKGPRLTTELTLAGRYIVLVPFSKKISISSRVKSRDERNRLTRLMKSILPPGFGVIIRTVAVGKKVADLDSDLRGLIDRWKTMHKNLQRSSPPKMILGELNKTSALLRDILSHEFTSIHVNDEELAIGIKSFLAEIEPDKEKIVKHYSGKVDIFDRFGIYRQIKSAFGRQVNLKSGGYLIVEHTEAMHVIDVNSGNRKPSEKNQEQNALETNMECAKEIARILKLRDMGGIIVIDFIDMQKRENRKALHEELKRLLKQDKAKSNVLAPSRFGLVEITRQRVRPETDIKTSEKCPTCNGSGEIEASILLTDDIENMLEAIAPKCKGKELALCVHPYIESYLTKNHGTFWKKKNIQKDWSKKYGVDLNVRAVGSYTLTEFRFFDTEDEEVTDR
- a CDS encoding tetratricopeptide repeat protein, whose translation is MKQQTVKIAASAFAILLFVLLLLAPRTPKTVSGDSESPEQSVDSEVQEALLMVQGDQPMQGILRLREILDEDPSNIDAAWNLGRFSIETGQFENAILRFEQMLEHDSEGKYPDAFIFLGHAYEQEGDVVKAKENYNRFLESESEPQLMEEVRKRIAELE